The Christensenella timonensis DNA segment ATTTGGTGATACGGATATGTTAGATATATGCACCGGTGGGTCAAAACCAAAAACAATCACATAAAAAGAGCCCGTATTTTCGATACGGACTTTTTATGTGGTAGCTGCTAAAGGATACGCTAAGAATGTGATTAGGTTTTTGAATGGTCAGTGTAAAGAAGCTTTATCCTTTCTTCCGTGTTAGGAAAATTCCAACGATTGCCCCGATAAGGATAATCGGCGCCAATCGGACAAACAGCCATTCAAATGCGTGAAAAGCTACTCCGATAACGCTGGTTTCAGGATCACTATAATCCCAATCTAAGTAAGGACTATTGAAGACTGTCAAGACCGCAAAAATTATTATTATGGCCGCACACAATGAGATAAGTAGCCAATGAAGTATTTTTCGTCTTGTGGTTTTCCTTTGTGCAAGCTGTAAGTTTATAATCTCCAGTTTTTCTGAAATTGCTTTTAAGTCAGCGGCTTTCGACTCAACAACAGCTTCTCCAAGCAAAGCGTTTACGGGTGTTTCAAGCGCTTCCGATATGGAGATTAACATTTCAGAATCAGGAACTGACAATCCTTGCTCCCATTTAGAGATTGTTTGCCGCACCACATTCAACTTGACAGCAAGTTCTTCTTGCGAAAGTCCTTTTGATTTTCTGATTGCTTTCATGTTTTCGTT contains these protein-coding regions:
- a CDS encoding helix-turn-helix domain-containing protein; this translates as MLNENMKAIRKSKGLSQEELAVKLNVVRQTISKWEQGLSVPDSEMLISISEALETPVNALLGEAVVESKAADLKAISEKLEIINLQLAQRKTTRRKILHWLLISLCAAIIIIFAVLTVFNSPYLDWDYSDPETSVIGVAFHAFEWLFVRLAPIILIGAIVGIFLTRKKG